A genome region from Natronosalvus rutilus includes the following:
- a CDS encoding PIN domain-containing protein, with translation MYAETDFLLALIKDDDWLGEAAETVYRDHRDDLWTSQFTLIELLLVAYCEDRDTERVVTNAARLVNVRGDVDTVIAAATYVEDHGFTPFDALHLIESRDDTIVSSDGAYEGFSPRLDLKSVDE, from the coding sequence ATGTACGCGGAAACGGACTTTCTCCTCGCGCTCATCAAGGACGACGATTGGCTCGGTGAGGCGGCCGAGACGGTGTATCGCGATCATCGAGACGACCTGTGGACCTCGCAGTTCACGCTCATCGAACTGCTCCTCGTCGCTTACTGCGAGGACCGTGATACGGAACGGGTCGTGACGAACGCCGCGAGACTCGTCAACGTTCGCGGTGACGTGGACACCGTCATCGCAGCGGCAACGTACGTAGAAGACCACGGCTTCACGCCGTTCGATGCACTTCACCTCATCGAGTCCAGGGACGACACTATCGTCTCGAGTGACGGGGCGTACGAAGGGTTCAGCCCCCGTCTCGATCTGAAGTCGGTAGACGAGTAG
- a CDS encoding PDZ domain-containing protein yields the protein MQSSTVVAFLPISDTLTWILAGIAAYWLAIIALRQRGLLPDYVKTQGPILTIHTKRGRAFLDWLAGPRRFWRAWANFGVGIAIVVMGAMFVFLLTAAFAAANSPQPSSVQQPSNVLVIPGVNEFLPLSATPGIVIGLLVGLVVHEGGHGLLCRVEDIDIDSMGVAMLAVLPIGAFVEPDQESSRAASRGAQTRMFAAGVTFNFAVTILAFALLFGPVVGSIGVAPGAAVGGVAPGSPAEAAGIQPNDRITAIEGQPVESNDDLSETLEAGGSGTVTVELNGDRTEEMDQSLPVTAALEDSPIDIEPGDLILAVDGDPVVTEAGFLEAVGDSEVVDLTIERDGEERTLEAVPIGSVVQVADDGPLTEAGAPAGERFVITEFDGERTQSYADLESLLGDTDPGDEVTVAGYLGGERVSYDVTLGERSQLTEGGTVGFFSVGGISGVQVSDAGLELYPVEEYLAVLGGDGDAQGSYGHITDSFLGKVAFVLFLPIVSVVGLLPYNFAGFAGGIENFYQAQGLLAGLGDWTVFAIANALFWTGWINIQLGFFNCIPAFPLDGGHILRTSTESVLSRLPLEATRGMVRVVTTLVGVTMLVSFLFMLFGPQLLAG from the coding sequence ATGCAGTCTTCCACGGTCGTCGCGTTCCTCCCCATCTCGGACACTCTCACGTGGATTCTCGCCGGGATCGCCGCCTATTGGCTCGCCATCATCGCCCTCCGCCAGCGCGGCCTCCTCCCCGACTACGTCAAGACCCAGGGGCCGATCCTGACGATCCACACAAAACGCGGGCGCGCCTTCCTCGACTGGCTCGCCGGGCCCAGACGGTTCTGGCGCGCCTGGGCGAACTTCGGCGTCGGCATCGCCATCGTCGTCATGGGCGCGATGTTCGTCTTCCTGCTCACCGCCGCGTTCGCCGCCGCGAACTCCCCCCAGCCCTCGAGCGTCCAGCAACCCTCGAACGTCCTCGTGATACCGGGCGTCAACGAGTTCCTGCCACTGTCGGCCACGCCGGGCATCGTCATCGGCCTCCTGGTCGGCCTCGTCGTCCACGAGGGCGGCCACGGCCTCCTCTGTCGCGTCGAGGACATCGACATCGACTCGATGGGCGTCGCCATGCTCGCCGTCTTGCCGATCGGCGCGTTCGTCGAACCCGACCAGGAGAGCAGTCGAGCGGCCTCCCGCGGAGCGCAAACGCGGATGTTCGCCGCGGGCGTCACGTTCAATTTCGCGGTGACGATCCTCGCGTTCGCCCTGCTCTTCGGCCCGGTCGTCGGTTCGATCGGCGTCGCCCCGGGCGCCGCCGTCGGCGGGGTCGCCCCCGGTTCGCCCGCCGAAGCTGCGGGCATCCAGCCCAACGATCGCATCACCGCCATCGAGGGCCAGCCAGTCGAGTCGAACGACGACCTCTCGGAGACGCTCGAGGCCGGGGGGAGCGGCACCGTCACCGTCGAACTCAACGGCGACCGGACCGAGGAGATGGACCAGTCCTTGCCGGTGACCGCCGCGCTCGAGGACTCGCCGATCGACATCGAGCCCGGCGACCTCATCCTGGCTGTCGACGGTGACCCGGTCGTCACCGAGGCCGGCTTCCTCGAGGCCGTCGGCGACAGCGAGGTCGTCGACCTGACCATCGAGCGCGACGGCGAGGAGCGAACGCTCGAGGCAGTCCCTATCGGGAGCGTCGTCCAAGTGGCCGACGACGGGCCGCTCACCGAGGCGGGAGCCCCCGCCGGCGAGCGATTCGTCATCACCGAGTTCGACGGCGAGCGCACGCAGTCGTACGCCGACCTCGAGTCCCTGCTCGGCGACACCGATCCCGGCGACGAGGTGACCGTCGCGGGCTACCTCGGCGGCGAGCGCGTCAGCTACGACGTCACCCTCGGCGAACGCAGTCAGCTCACCGAGGGCGGAACCGTCGGCTTCTTCAGCGTCGGCGGCATCTCGGGCGTCCAGGTGAGCGACGCGGGCCTCGAACTGTACCCGGTCGAGGAGTACCTGGCGGTCCTCGGCGGCGACGGCGACGCTCAGGGCAGTTACGGCCACATCACCGACAGCTTCCTCGGGAAGGTCGCGTTCGTGCTCTTCTTGCCGATCGTCTCCGTCGTCGGCCTCCTGCCGTACAACTTCGCCGGCTTCGCCGGCGGCATCGAGAACTTCTACCAGGCCCAGGGGCTGCTCGCCGGCCTGGGCGACTGGACCGTGTTCGCCATCGCCAACGCGCTGTTCTGGACCGGGTGGATCAACATCCAGCTCGGCTTCTTCAACTGCATTCCGGCGTTCCCGCTCGACGGCGGGCACATCCTCCGGACGAGTACGGAGTCCGTCCTCTCGCGGCTCCCGCTCGAGGCGACCCGGGGAATGGTTCGGGTCGTGACGACGCTCGTCGGCGTCACGATGCTCGTGAGCTTCCTGTTCATGCTGTTCGGGCCGCAACTGTTGGCAGGGTGA
- the pyrH gene encoding UMP kinase translates to MKVVVSIGGSVLVPEPGADRVQAHAAVVEDLVADGCRVGAVVGGGGVAREYISAARDLGANEIELDQLGIDVTRLNARLLIAALGEDAVTAPARDYETAGDSLRRGEVCVMGGVAPAQTTDAVGAALAEYVDADLLVYATSVPGVYSDDPNENDRATKYDELSATELVDVIAGLEMNAGSSAPVDLLAAKIIQRSGMRTIVLDGTDPDRIARAVRYGDHDGTDVIPEGAGEEPTYWAGETDEH, encoded by the coding sequence ATGAAAGTGGTCGTCTCTATTGGTGGGAGCGTGCTCGTGCCCGAGCCCGGCGCGGATCGGGTGCAAGCACACGCCGCCGTCGTCGAAGATCTCGTCGCAGACGGGTGCCGAGTCGGGGCCGTCGTCGGGGGCGGCGGCGTCGCTCGCGAGTACATTAGCGCCGCCCGGGACCTTGGCGCCAACGAAATCGAACTCGACCAGCTGGGTATCGACGTCACCCGGCTCAACGCGCGCCTGCTCATCGCCGCTCTCGGCGAAGATGCCGTGACGGCGCCGGCTCGAGACTACGAGACCGCCGGCGACTCCCTCCGGCGCGGTGAGGTCTGCGTGATGGGCGGGGTCGCTCCGGCCCAGACGACCGACGCCGTCGGCGCCGCTCTCGCGGAGTACGTCGACGCCGACCTGCTCGTCTACGCCACGAGCGTCCCCGGCGTCTACTCCGACGACCCGAACGAGAACGACAGGGCGACGAAGTACGACGAACTGTCGGCCACGGAGCTAGTAGACGTCATTGCCGGCCTCGAGATGAACGCCGGCTCCTCGGCGCCCGTCGACCTGCTGGCCGCCAAAATCATCCAGCGCTCGGGCATGCGAACCATCGTCCTGGACGGGACGGATCCGGATCGGATCGCCCGGGCAGTTCGTTACGGCGACCACGACGGCACGGACGTCATTCCGGAAGGAGCGGGCGAGGAACCGACCTACTGGGCGGGCGAGACCGATGAGCACTGA
- the lysS gene encoding lysine--tRNA ligase, which yields MATGETEHPYTLQRERDEGSGDEYHVFWADEIADRIEARDPEEPVVIKGGISPSGVPHLGNMNEIMRGYYVAEVLRERGHEVRQVFTSDDRDPLRKLPRTLCDLEGNLVDLGNVDAGALGRNLGAPYTDIPDPFGCCDSYGDHFSTIIQDSADALEVPIDLVSTTDLYLEGEFDDVVEYVLENRERAADVLSTYQDKVDSDGDYVPFNPICEECGKVTETVTGVDLEAGTVDYECTDMEAGDRTISGCGHEGTATFREGKMPWRFEWPGQWQVLGVDFEPFGKDHAEGSWPSGEDISRNFFEVEPPVPMVYEWFTLDGEPFSSSQGNVILVSDVLEVLEPEVLRYFFAKDPAKARDFSVERLDLLVDEFDRFEAIYFGEVEASEDEQAFAERVYPLVVGGVDELEERAERIRLPYTFAAVLGMTEDPELREEIARREGHIPDDAPEWAVEDALARVERARNWARRTENEFDYELKREAIPDHDFDAATEAALEELADFIEEGHDPDEIQGEIYETAKRHDVGVGDFFSAGYRLFFDEEQGPKLGPFLAKVDRAFVVDRLRRER from the coding sequence ATGGCGACGGGCGAAACGGAACACCCCTACACACTCCAGCGCGAGCGCGACGAGGGGAGCGGCGACGAGTACCACGTCTTCTGGGCCGACGAGATCGCCGACCGGATCGAGGCTCGAGACCCCGAGGAGCCGGTCGTCATCAAGGGCGGCATCTCCCCCTCTGGCGTCCCCCACCTCGGCAACATGAACGAAATCATGCGCGGTTACTACGTCGCCGAGGTCCTCCGCGAGCGCGGCCACGAGGTCCGGCAGGTGTTCACCAGCGACGACCGCGACCCCCTCAGAAAGCTCCCCCGCACGCTCTGTGACCTCGAGGGGAACCTCGTCGACCTCGGGAACGTCGACGCGGGCGCGCTCGGTCGGAACCTTGGCGCCCCCTACACCGATATCCCGGACCCCTTCGGCTGCTGTGACTCCTACGGCGACCACTTCTCAACTATCATCCAGGACAGCGCGGACGCCCTCGAGGTACCTATTGACCTCGTCTCGACGACCGACCTCTACCTCGAGGGAGAGTTCGACGACGTCGTCGAGTACGTCCTCGAAAACCGTGAACGCGCGGCCGATGTGCTCTCGACCTACCAGGACAAGGTCGACAGCGATGGCGACTACGTCCCGTTCAATCCGATCTGCGAGGAGTGCGGCAAGGTGACCGAGACCGTCACCGGCGTCGACCTCGAGGCCGGCACCGTCGACTACGAGTGCACCGACATGGAGGCCGGCGACCGGACGATTTCGGGCTGTGGCCACGAGGGAACCGCCACGTTCCGCGAGGGCAAAATGCCCTGGCGCTTCGAGTGGCCCGGCCAGTGGCAGGTCCTGGGCGTCGACTTCGAGCCCTTCGGGAAGGACCACGCCGAGGGCTCCTGGCCCAGCGGGGAGGATATCTCTCGAAACTTCTTCGAGGTCGAACCGCCCGTCCCGATGGTCTACGAGTGGTTCACCCTCGACGGCGAGCCCTTCTCGTCCTCGCAGGGGAACGTGATTCTGGTATCGGACGTCCTCGAGGTGCTCGAGCCCGAAGTGCTGCGGTACTTCTTCGCGAAGGACCCGGCGAAGGCCCGGGACTTCAGCGTCGAGCGCCTCGACCTCCTGGTCGACGAGTTCGACCGATTCGAAGCGATCTACTTCGGCGAAGTGGAGGCCAGCGAGGACGAGCAAGCGTTCGCCGAGCGGGTGTATCCGCTGGTGGTCGGCGGCGTCGACGAACTCGAGGAACGAGCGGAGCGCATCCGCCTCCCCTACACCTTCGCCGCCGTCCTCGGCATGACCGAGGACCCCGAACTGCGCGAGGAGATTGCCCGCCGCGAGGGTCACATTCCCGACGACGCCCCCGAGTGGGCCGTCGAGGACGCCCTCGCCCGCGTCGAGCGCGCCCGTAACTGGGCCCGGCGCACCGAGAACGAGTTCGACTACGAACTCAAGCGCGAGGCGATCCCGGACCACGACTTCGACGCGGCGACGGAGGCGGCGCTCGAGGAACTGGCCGACTTCATCGAGGAAGGCCACGACCCCGACGAGATCCAGGGCGAGATCTACGAGACCGCGAAGCGCCACGACGTCGGCGTCGGCGACTTCTTCTCGGCTGGCTACCGCCTCTTCTTCGACGAGGAGCAGGGACCGAAGCTCGGTCCGTTCCTCGCGAAGGTAGATCGAGCGTTCGTCGTGGATCGGCTTCGACGGGAGCGATAG
- the thiL gene encoding thiamine-phosphate kinase, whose product MDERAALALLENRLDPVGDDAAVVNDLVITTDMLHETTDFPPGTTRYTAGWRAVGASLSDVAAMGAEATAAVAAYAAPDFDAAALEAFVDGAIAVCALVDAKYVGGDLDTHQEFTVATTAVGRADEPVFRDGASPGDVVCVTGTLGRTVAALELFEVGKDERNGDEGRDSRDEDSAEEGNSVLERANDLFQFEPRVRAGRVLAPHASAMMDSSDGLARSLHQLAEASGCGFALERESIPVAPELEAVVDDHETALERAITTGEDFELVCTLPEAAVERVRGELECPLAVVGRVVDADAGVSLDDEALVDRGYTHGE is encoded by the coding sequence ATGGACGAACGGGCCGCGCTGGCGTTGCTCGAGAACCGGCTCGACCCGGTAGGCGACGACGCTGCCGTCGTGAACGACCTCGTCATCACGACGGACATGCTCCACGAGACGACCGATTTTCCGCCGGGGACGACCCGGTACACGGCGGGCTGGCGCGCCGTCGGCGCCTCGCTCTCGGACGTCGCCGCCATGGGTGCCGAAGCGACGGCGGCCGTCGCCGCCTACGCAGCCCCCGACTTCGACGCCGCAGCCCTCGAGGCGTTCGTCGACGGTGCGATCGCGGTCTGTGCGCTCGTCGACGCGAAGTACGTCGGCGGGGACCTGGACACCCACCAAGAGTTTACGGTGGCGACGACCGCCGTCGGGCGAGCAGACGAGCCAGTGTTTCGCGATGGGGCCTCCCCCGGTGACGTCGTCTGCGTGACGGGGACGCTCGGGCGGACCGTGGCGGCTCTCGAGTTGTTCGAGGTCGGTAAAGATGAGAGAAACGGAGACGAGGGTAGAGATAGCAGAGACGAAGACAGCGCCGAAGAGGGAAACAGCGTCCTCGAGCGAGCCAACGACCTCTTCCAGTTCGAGCCGCGCGTCCGTGCAGGCCGCGTCCTTGCCCCCCACGCAAGCGCGATGATGGACTCGAGCGACGGTCTCGCCCGTTCGCTCCACCAACTCGCCGAGGCCAGCGGCTGCGGGTTCGCCCTCGAGCGCGAGTCGATCCCCGTCGCGCCCGAACTCGAGGCCGTGGTCGATGATCACGAAACCGCCCTCGAGCGAGCGATCACGACCGGCGAGGACTTCGAACTCGTCTGCACCTTGCCCGAGGCGGCCGTCGAACGCGTACGAGGTGAACTTGAGTGTCCGCTGGCGGTCGTCGGACGGGTCGTGGACGCCGACGCGGGGGTCAGCCTCGACGACGAAGCGCTGGTCGATCGGGGGTACACACACGGCGAGTGA
- a CDS encoding molybdopterin synthase, with product MYVLGIIGDGPADVLERTADLAVDRLSQAGRVGVVRYDATIADGLADARSSGLTPGGDVTYALGADGDWTATGTGLSVTDALDTLATDCAFAVVVGLEIPGHPSVVVGDDAAIARSPVLATVDAPGDLDLKSLVTELEAHEPYETLESLVDRLRDRPAADQAGAIATFTGRVRAKDAPDDERTEYLEFETYEGVAEQRMATIQAELEAREGVFGVELHHRTGVVRDGEDIVYVVVLAGHREEAFRTVEDGINRLKDEVPLFKKEVTVEDEFWVHERS from the coding sequence ATGTACGTCCTGGGCATCATTGGCGACGGGCCCGCCGACGTCCTCGAGCGAACGGCCGACCTGGCCGTCGACAGGCTCTCGCAGGCGGGCCGAGTCGGCGTCGTGCGCTACGACGCGACAATCGCGGACGGACTGGCGGACGCCCGAAGTTCGGGGCTCACCCCCGGCGGCGACGTCACTTACGCCCTCGGCGCCGACGGCGACTGGACGGCCACGGGGACTGGCCTCTCGGTAACCGACGCCCTCGACACCCTCGCGACCGACTGCGCGTTCGCGGTCGTCGTCGGCCTCGAGATCCCAGGGCACCCGTCGGTCGTGGTCGGCGACGACGCCGCCATCGCTCGCTCGCCGGTTCTCGCGACCGTCGACGCGCCCGGCGACCTCGACCTCAAGTCCCTCGTCACGGAGCTCGAGGCCCACGAACCCTACGAGACGCTCGAGTCCCTCGTGGATCGCCTTAGGGATCGTCCGGCGGCGGATCAGGCGGGAGCGATCGCGACGTTTACCGGGCGCGTCCGCGCGAAAGACGCTCCGGATGACGAGCGGACGGAGTATCTCGAGTTCGAGACCTACGAAGGGGTCGCCGAGCAGCGCATGGCGACGATCCAGGCGGAACTCGAGGCGCGCGAGGGCGTCTTCGGCGTCGAGTTGCACCACCGAACGGGCGTCGTTCGCGACGGCGAGGACATCGTGTACGTCGTCGTCCTCGCAGGCCACCGCGAGGAGGCGTTTCGGACGGTCGAAGACGGGATCAATCGACTCAAAGACGAGGTGCCGCTATTCAAGAAGGAAGTGACGGTCGAGGACGAATTCTGGGTTCACGAACGCTCGTGA
- a CDS encoding AbrB/MazE/SpoVT family DNA-binding domain-containing protein: MTDATLDDRGRLTLPKALRERYGDHYHIAQLHDGIKLIPIADDPLEALRDEFAGVEKTTSELREEAREAALDEAGR; the protein is encoded by the coding sequence ATGACCGACGCGACGCTGGACGATCGCGGGCGTTTGACGCTCCCGAAGGCGCTCCGAGAGCGATACGGTGACCACTATCACATCGCCCAGCTCCACGACGGAATCAAGTTGATTCCGATCGCGGACGATCCCCTCGAGGCACTCCGAGACGAGTTTGCGGGTGTCGAGAAGACCACTAGCGAACTCCGTGAGGAGGCACGCGAAGCGGCGCTGGACGAGGCTGGGCGCTGA
- a CDS encoding DUF7123 family protein — protein sequence MSTTAQPSTDRKELRLKQYLRDRAADGEMYFKGKFIADDVGLSPKEIGALMVKLSDSATDLEIEKWSYTSATTWRVAPA from the coding sequence ATGAGCACGACAGCCCAACCCTCCACCGACCGCAAAGAACTCCGCCTGAAGCAGTACCTGCGCGACCGTGCCGCAGACGGTGAGATGTACTTCAAAGGGAAGTTCATCGCCGACGACGTCGGTCTCTCTCCTAAGGAAATCGGCGCGCTGATGGTCAAACTCTCCGACTCGGCGACCGATCTCGAGATCGAGAAGTGGTCGTACACGAGCGCGACGACCTGGCGCGTCGCCCCCGCCTGA
- a CDS encoding site-2 protease family protein — translation MDPADPTDPVDGPPLESIEPAFSVYEIAVDDEEIRYYGTPQMAPERMMRELWRDFRDAGYDVQLTVRRGEYVLVAEPLSLGPDGVPWTNVFLLLATVVSTLFAGTMWYGIDPIANPAEMWRAWPFTVAILGVLGVHEMGHYVLSRYHRVDASLPYFLPVPTLIGTMGAVIKMKGQMPDRKALFDIGVAGPIAGLVATVVVTVVGLHLPPVPVPEGATDPNATQIRLGFPPMLELIAAAVDQPLYADDPTRNVNPVVIGGWVGMFITFLNLIPVGQLDGGHILRAMAGDLQETIAALVPGVLFALAGYLYYVGDYSGNSVFIWVFWGLFTGLLAAVGPAVPIDDDRLDRKRFALGVVTFGLGLLCFMPAPIAVIN, via the coding sequence ATGGATCCGGCGGACCCGACCGACCCCGTCGACGGCCCGCCCCTCGAGTCGATCGAACCGGCGTTTTCGGTCTACGAGATCGCCGTGGATGACGAGGAGATTCGCTACTACGGCACGCCGCAAATGGCCCCCGAGCGAATGATGCGCGAACTCTGGCGGGACTTTCGAGACGCCGGCTACGACGTGCAGCTCACGGTTCGCCGCGGCGAGTACGTGCTCGTCGCGGAACCGCTCTCACTCGGCCCGGACGGCGTTCCCTGGACGAACGTCTTTCTCCTGCTCGCCACGGTCGTCTCGACGCTGTTCGCCGGGACGATGTGGTACGGCATCGACCCGATCGCCAACCCAGCCGAGATGTGGCGCGCCTGGCCGTTCACCGTCGCTATCCTCGGCGTCCTCGGCGTCCACGAGATGGGCCACTACGTGCTGAGTCGCTACCACCGGGTCGACGCCTCGCTGCCGTACTTCCTGCCGGTGCCGACGCTCATCGGGACGATGGGTGCCGTGATCAAGATGAAAGGCCAGATGCCCGACCGCAAGGCGCTGTTTGACATCGGCGTCGCGGGCCCGATTGCCGGGCTCGTCGCGACCGTCGTCGTCACCGTCGTCGGCCTCCACCTCCCGCCGGTGCCCGTTCCCGAGGGGGCGACCGACCCGAACGCGACCCAGATTCGACTGGGGTTCCCGCCGATGCTCGAGTTGATCGCGGCCGCCGTCGACCAGCCGCTGTACGCTGACGACCCGACTCGAAACGTCAACCCGGTCGTCATCGGCGGCTGGGTCGGGATGTTCATCACGTTCCTGAACCTGATCCCGGTGGGCCAGCTCGACGGCGGCCACATCCTGCGGGCGATGGCCGGCGACCTCCAGGAGACCATCGCGGCGCTGGTGCCCGGGGTCCTGTTCGCGCTCGCGGGCTACCTTTACTACGTGGGCGACTACAGCGGAAACTCGGTGTTCATCTGGGTGTTCTGGGGACTGTTCACCGGGTTGCTCGCGGCGGTCGGCCCGGCGGTCCCGATCGACGACGACCGACTGGACCGCAAACGGTTCGCTCTCGGGGTCGTCACGTTCGGGCTCGGATTGCTGTGTTTCATGCCCGCGCCGATCGCCGTGATCAACTGA
- a CDS encoding 30S ribosomal protein S19e — translation MATMYDVPAEALIEALADDLEDDLEQPEWAAFAKNGVNRDLPPEQENFWAVRAASLLRKIADNGPIGVERLATEYGGAKRGSNRYQVAPDKRADGSRNVIRTILQQLEDLALVETAEGEGRRITAEGRSRLDETAGEVLSDLDRPELERYA, via the coding sequence ATGGCTACGATGTACGACGTCCCGGCGGAAGCGCTCATCGAGGCGCTCGCCGACGACCTCGAAGACGACCTCGAGCAACCGGAGTGGGCAGCGTTCGCGAAAAACGGCGTCAACCGAGACCTTCCCCCAGAGCAGGAGAACTTCTGGGCGGTCCGCGCGGCAAGCCTGCTCCGCAAGATTGCCGACAACGGTCCCATCGGCGTCGAGCGCCTGGCGACCGAGTACGGCGGCGCCAAACGCGGCTCCAACCGCTACCAGGTCGCCCCCGACAAGCGCGCCGACGGCTCGCGAAACGTGATTCGGACGATCCTCCAGCAACTCGAGGACCTCGCCCTCGTCGAGACCGCCGAGGGCGAGGGGCGCCGCATTACCGCCGAGGGACGCAGCCGCCTGGACGAGACTGCCGGAGAGGTCCTCTCGGATCTCGACCGTCCGGAACTCGAGCGTTACGCCTGA